The following proteins come from a genomic window of Ornithinimicrobium cryptoxanthini:
- a CDS encoding ArsR/SmtB family transcription factor, producing the protein MPTTTAPAASPTGTPACDAGCAPGEGLSREQADRVSALLKALADPVRLRLYSRIAAAPDQTCVCDLGDFGVSQPTVSHHLRKLRESGLIESERRGTWVYYRAVPTALEPVGVLLGR; encoded by the coding sequence ATGCCCACGACCACCGCCCCTGCCGCCAGCCCGACCGGCACTCCTGCGTGCGACGCGGGCTGCGCACCCGGCGAGGGCCTCTCGCGTGAGCAGGCCGACCGGGTGTCGGCCCTGCTCAAGGCGCTGGCCGACCCGGTGCGGCTGCGGCTCTACTCACGGATCGCGGCCGCGCCGGACCAGACCTGCGTGTGCGACCTCGGAGACTTCGGCGTCTCCCAGCCGACGGTCTCCCACCACCTGCGCAAGCTACGTGAGTCCGGGCTCATCGAGAGCGAGCGCCGTGGCACCTGGGTCTACTACCGCGCGGTGCCCACCGCCCTCGAGCCAGTCGGGGTCCTGCTCGGCCGCTGA
- a CDS encoding uracil-DNA glycosylase codes for MRTTDPHPVTGQEFASPVPPGTGWPGDPASRHTPVAVTPHQVADLAASCADVAELDARITVCRACPRLVDWRESVAISGRRASFADQPYWGRPASGFGPAGAPVLIVGLAPAAQGANRTGRMFTGDRSGDWLYAALHRGGYANQPTSDHAGDGLELQGLRIVSAVRCAPPQNKPTTQERATCAPWLHRELELAAPTLRSILALGLIGWDATLRTVKQMGWEVPRPRPRFGHGAQAQLVTPDSRVVRLVGSYHVSQQNTFTGKLTEAMLDEVIATL; via the coding sequence ATGCGCACGACCGACCCGCACCCCGTCACCGGTCAGGAGTTTGCCTCACCGGTGCCACCTGGGACGGGCTGGCCGGGAGACCCGGCCTCACGGCATACTCCCGTGGCGGTGACGCCCCACCAGGTGGCCGACCTGGCGGCCTCGTGCGCGGACGTGGCCGAGCTCGACGCACGGATCACCGTCTGCCGTGCCTGTCCGCGGCTGGTGGACTGGCGCGAGTCGGTCGCGATCTCAGGACGGCGGGCCTCGTTCGCGGACCAGCCCTACTGGGGCCGCCCCGCGTCCGGCTTCGGCCCGGCTGGGGCCCCGGTGCTGATCGTGGGGCTGGCCCCCGCTGCGCAGGGAGCCAACCGGACCGGCCGGATGTTCACCGGCGACCGCTCCGGCGACTGGCTGTATGCCGCGCTGCACCGGGGTGGTTATGCCAACCAGCCGACCAGCGACCACGCCGGCGACGGCCTGGAGCTGCAGGGGCTGCGCATCGTCTCAGCGGTGCGCTGCGCCCCGCCGCAGAACAAGCCGACCACGCAGGAGAGAGCCACCTGCGCGCCGTGGCTGCACCGCGAGCTGGAGCTGGCCGCGCCGACCCTGCGTTCGATCCTGGCGCTGGGCTTGATCGGCTGGGACGCGACGCTGCGCACGGTCAAGCAGATGGGGTGGGAGGTGCCGCGCCCCAGGCCGCGCTTCGGGCACGGCGCGCAGGCACAGCTGGTGACCCCGGACTCGCGGGTGGTGCGGCTGGTCGGCAGCTATCACGTCAGCCAGCAGAACACCTTCACCGGCAAGCTGACCGAGGCGATGCTGGACGAGGTCATCGCGACCTTGTGA
- the arfB gene encoding alternative ribosome rescue aminoacyl-tRNA hydrolase ArfB, with protein MTIPSGELLERFSRSSGPGGQGVNTTDSRVELIYRPASSIAVAELSEAARDRLLHRLETRLVGGQLVVVASEHRAQRQNRVAARQRLVAALRAAAAPPPPTRRATRPTRGSQRRRLEAKRQRSQTKAGRGRVTGEGG; from the coding sequence ATGACGATCCCCTCTGGCGAGCTGCTGGAGCGCTTCTCCCGGTCGAGCGGCCCCGGTGGCCAGGGCGTCAACACCACGGACAGCCGGGTCGAGCTCATCTATCGACCCGCGTCCTCGATCGCGGTCGCCGAGCTCTCCGAGGCTGCCCGGGACCGGCTGCTGCATCGTCTGGAGACTCGCCTGGTCGGTGGGCAGCTGGTGGTCGTCGCCTCGGAGCACCGCGCGCAACGACAGAACCGGGTGGCTGCGCGCCAGCGCCTGGTCGCAGCGCTGCGCGCCGCAGCAGCTCCCCCACCTCCCACCCGACGCGCGACGAGGCCGACGCGGGGCAGCCAGCGACGCCGGTTGGAGGCCAAGCGGCAACGCTCCCAGACCAAGGCCGGCCGCGGACGGGTCACTGGTGAGGGTGGCTGA
- a CDS encoding M14 family zinc carboxypeptidase, translated as MPSARPARLACVTAAAALAVAGLGVPSSSAAGTAVTAPSAGVGLAQASSAESEGYPRQHVLDEPPADSSDASLRLGLTAYDQIAPLLNDLQRRSQRVSAEVIGQTVTGRELYLVTLTAPESAAESRQQDQMRERILHQPDQAAKDRDLARNYKTPIFINNNIHGNEWEGTDAALRLIEDYATSNDPAVVQTLQQSRIYVVVSMNPDGRHGNTRANASGFDLNRDFITATQPEVVAVRDALVDTQPLVMLDLHGYVNGTLIEPTTPPHGENYEYDLFIKHAYPNGLGMEQAVLDLGFTVEDDGVNPPQIPFRDWAEGWDDWPPIFTPQYAAFHGAVAHTIEVPLRVNNSSYNRPEEELQRRAAINTDIAHAAMESSISYLQEHRGELLADQIEIFRRGVTGADPLEVTDELFPEIGPEDVYLTEYPRAYVIPVGDGQRSAPAAARLVDHLIANGVEVRTTRVPVTLDGQTHPAGSYLVDLHQGKRGLANTILGAGTDISDRVDAMYDISGWSLGLLWGADVATIPQDGRMPRAGSAIEAAAPTGQVTGTGDLLLHLDDPNDLAALNHFARSDVVPEWLDDGTVLIPEEAADQARATAESFGVTLTPAPDGASGTPVGHEFVVAAAAPSTEVWALQEMGFEVREVNATVLNDGFDYSQVDALYVSTSAVSWSSLEDPARNDMTSFLRNGGGFVGRGLHGTDLNAELDLLDVTLERGRSDGNGVVAVDNAETAISAGATPHSFVYSPAWFTELGEDVTVDQHYAGDDVLVSGHWAGTAEEGGQDAAAGQPLIVSGADYDGAAVLFGSEPLFRAHPKGQFALVGRALFWSSLQD; from the coding sequence CTCCTCGGACGCCTCCCTCAGACTCGGCCTCACGGCATACGACCAGATCGCGCCGCTGCTCAACGACCTGCAGCGCCGGTCCCAGCGGGTGAGCGCCGAGGTCATCGGTCAGACCGTCACCGGCCGCGAGCTCTATCTGGTGACGCTGACCGCGCCCGAGTCAGCCGCCGAGTCACGGCAGCAGGACCAGATGCGCGAGCGGATCCTGCACCAGCCCGACCAGGCCGCAAAGGACCGCGATCTGGCGCGCAACTACAAGACGCCGATCTTCATCAACAACAACATCCACGGCAACGAGTGGGAGGGCACCGACGCGGCCCTGCGGCTGATCGAGGACTACGCCACCAGCAACGACCCGGCGGTCGTGCAGACCCTGCAGCAGAGCCGGATCTATGTCGTCGTGTCGATGAACCCGGACGGGCGCCACGGCAACACCCGCGCCAACGCCTCCGGCTTCGACCTGAACCGCGACTTCATCACGGCCACCCAGCCCGAGGTGGTCGCCGTCCGTGACGCACTGGTGGACACCCAGCCGCTGGTGATGCTTGACCTGCACGGCTATGTCAACGGCACGCTGATCGAGCCGACCACGCCACCGCACGGCGAGAACTACGAGTACGACCTCTTCATCAAGCACGCCTACCCCAACGGGCTGGGCATGGAGCAGGCGGTGCTCGACCTCGGCTTCACCGTCGAGGACGACGGGGTGAACCCGCCCCAGATCCCGTTCCGCGACTGGGCCGAGGGCTGGGACGACTGGCCGCCGATCTTCACGCCGCAGTACGCCGCCTTCCACGGTGCCGTCGCGCACACCATCGAGGTCCCGCTGCGGGTGAACAACAGCAGCTACAACCGGCCGGAGGAGGAGCTGCAGCGCCGGGCCGCGATCAACACGGACATCGCGCACGCCGCGATGGAGTCCTCCATCAGCTATCTGCAGGAGCACCGCGGCGAGCTCCTGGCCGACCAGATCGAGATCTTCCGGCGCGGGGTCACCGGCGCCGACCCTCTCGAGGTCACCGACGAGCTCTTCCCCGAGATCGGTCCTGAGGACGTCTATCTCACGGAGTATCCCCGCGCCTATGTCATCCCCGTCGGCGACGGGCAGCGTTCGGCACCGGCCGCTGCCCGGCTCGTCGACCATCTCATCGCCAACGGCGTCGAGGTCCGCACCACCCGGGTGCCGGTGACTCTCGACGGGCAGACCCACCCGGCCGGCAGCTATCTGGTCGACCTGCACCAGGGCAAGCGGGGCCTGGCCAACACGATCCTCGGCGCCGGCACTGACATCAGCGACCGGGTCGACGCGATGTATGACATCTCCGGCTGGAGCCTGGGGCTGCTGTGGGGCGCGGACGTCGCGACCATCCCGCAGGACGGCCGTATGCCGCGGGCCGGGTCCGCGATCGAGGCAGCGGCCCCCACGGGCCAGGTCACCGGCACCGGTGACCTGTTGCTGCACCTGGACGACCCGAACGACCTCGCGGCCCTGAACCACTTCGCGCGCTCCGACGTCGTGCCGGAATGGCTCGACGACGGCACCGTGCTGATCCCCGAGGAAGCGGCCGACCAGGCCCGGGCGACCGCCGAGTCTTTCGGCGTCACCCTCACCCCCGCACCGGACGGTGCCTCCGGCACGCCGGTCGGTCACGAGTTCGTGGTCGCTGCGGCCGCGCCGTCGACCGAGGTGTGGGCCCTGCAGGAGATGGGCTTCGAGGTGCGCGAGGTCAACGCGACCGTCCTCAACGACGGATTCGACTATTCGCAGGTCGACGCTCTCTACGTCTCGACGTCGGCGGTCTCATGGTCCTCGCTGGAGGACCCGGCCCGCAATGACATGACCTCCTTCCTGCGCAACGGTGGAGGGTTCGTGGGGCGCGGACTCCACGGGACCGACCTCAACGCCGAGCTCGACCTGCTCGACGTCACCCTGGAGCGCGGTCGCAGCGACGGCAACGGCGTGGTGGCAGTCGACAACGCCGAGACCGCCATCAGCGCCGGTGCGACTCCACACTCCTTCGTCTACTCCCCCGCCTGGTTCACCGAGCTGGGCGAGGATGTCACCGTCGATCAGCACTACGCCGGTGACGACGTCCTGGTCAGCGGCCACTGGGCGGGGACCGCTGAGGAGGGCGGCCAGGACGCCGCCGCGGGCCAACCGCTGATCGTCAGCGGTGCCGACTACGACGGTGCGGCCGTGCTCTTTGGCAGCGAGCCGCTCTTCCGGGCCCACCCGAAGGGTCAGTTCGCGCTGGTGGGCCGAGCCCTGTTCTGGTCCTCGCTGCAGGACTGA
- a CDS encoding FMN-binding negative transcriptional regulator, producing MRHTPHYLMTNPEEVRRLIRAHPWATIVSPTSNGLVASHYPVLLEEEAEGISIVSHVGRPDEKLHELGQHEVLVVIQGPHDYVSASWYAPDDLVSTWNHVTAHLYGVPEILSEEENYGVLSRLTDHFEHGREGARSLSQDEAGTRRIAKGTVGLRLRVTRFDARAKLSQNKSPEVWERITEELDASNPALAEEMRRKAT from the coding sequence GTGAGACACACCCCGCACTACCTGATGACCAACCCTGAGGAGGTCAGACGGCTCATCCGCGCCCACCCGTGGGCCACGATCGTCTCGCCGACGAGCAACGGCCTGGTCGCCTCGCACTACCCGGTCCTGCTCGAGGAGGAGGCCGAGGGCATCAGCATCGTCAGCCACGTCGGGCGCCCCGACGAAAAGCTGCACGAGCTGGGTCAGCACGAGGTGCTGGTGGTCATCCAGGGGCCGCACGACTATGTCTCGGCGAGCTGGTATGCACCTGATGACCTGGTCTCGACCTGGAACCACGTCACGGCGCACCTCTATGGCGTGCCGGAGATCCTCTCCGAGGAGGAGAACTATGGCGTCCTCTCGCGCCTGACCGACCACTTCGAGCACGGCCGCGAGGGAGCGCGCAGCCTGTCGCAGGACGAGGCGGGCACCCGGCGCATCGCCAAGGGCACGGTCGGGCTGCGGCTGCGGGTCACCCGGTTCGATGCGCGGGCCAAGCTGAGCCAGAACAAGTCTCCCGAGGTCTGGGAGCGGATCACCGAGGAGCTGGACGCCAGCAACCCCGCGCTCGCCGAGGAGATGCGCCGCAAGGCGACGTGA
- a CDS encoding arsenate reductase ArsC, whose translation MTSPSVLFVCVHNAGRSQMAAGYLQTLGAGRIEVRSAGSAPGDAINPVSVAAMAEEGIDISANQPKVLTTEAVQDSDVVITMGCGDACPIFPGKRYEDWSLDDPAGQGIEAVRPIRDEIRQRVQVLIDELLPASG comes from the coding sequence ATGACCAGTCCCAGTGTCCTGTTCGTGTGCGTCCACAACGCCGGCCGCTCCCAGATGGCCGCGGGCTATCTCCAGACGCTCGGGGCCGGCCGGATCGAGGTCCGCTCGGCCGGGTCAGCTCCCGGCGATGCCATCAACCCGGTCTCTGTGGCCGCGATGGCAGAGGAAGGCATCGACATCTCGGCCAACCAGCCCAAGGTGCTGACCACCGAGGCGGTGCAGGACTCCGACGTCGTCATCACGATGGGCTGTGGCGACGCCTGCCCCATCTTCCCCGGCAAGCGCTATGAGGACTGGAGCCTGGACGACCCGGCCGGTCAGGGCATCGAGGCCGTGCGACCCATCCGTGACGAGATCCGCCAGCGGGTGCAGGTCCTCATCGACGAGCTGCTGCCCGCCAGCGGCTGA
- a CDS encoding NAD(P)-binding domain-containing protein, with the protein MTSSALPVVVIGAGPIGLAAAAELVVREQDVIVLERGERAADAVRQWGHVRLFSPWSEVTSPAAVALLEAAGWEHPDRAAYPTGAEWSRDYLEPLAQLLGERVRTSSQVIGVARLDRDLLVDSGRDEQPFVLHVSSPGGTHDRVLARAVIDCSGTWSSPNPLGAEGYPAAGEDAATGQVLHGMPDPVRDLTRFQGASTAVVGSGASALTALIALTSAPLHTADSRVVWVVRRGAVGSAFGGGELDELPARGALGTRVRTAVQEGLIEVVTGFRVSAVERHGRQVALWAADGRHMDGLDQVVGATGFRPDLTFLSEVRLDLDARLQAPTALAPGIDPNLHSCGSVQPHGFEVLAQPERELFLAGMKSYGRAPSFLAMTGHEQVRSIAAALAGDLVAARAVELQLPDTGVCGGAGLFDEEPGAGGGCCGTDPGPQPLTLTAPAGVAR; encoded by the coding sequence ATGACATCGTCAGCACTGCCCGTCGTCGTCATCGGCGCCGGACCCATCGGTCTCGCGGCCGCAGCCGAACTGGTGGTGCGCGAGCAGGACGTCATCGTGCTGGAGCGCGGCGAGCGAGCGGCCGACGCGGTCCGGCAGTGGGGGCACGTGCGGTTGTTCTCTCCGTGGTCGGAGGTGACCTCGCCAGCCGCTGTCGCACTGCTCGAGGCGGCCGGTTGGGAGCATCCCGACCGCGCGGCATACCCCACGGGTGCTGAGTGGTCCCGTGACTATCTCGAGCCACTGGCGCAGCTGCTGGGCGAGCGCGTGCGCACGAGCAGCCAGGTGATCGGCGTCGCGCGGCTGGACCGGGACCTGCTGGTTGACTCGGGGCGCGATGAGCAGCCGTTCGTGCTGCACGTGAGCAGTCCCGGCGGCACGCACGACAGGGTCCTGGCGCGCGCGGTCATCGACTGCTCCGGCACCTGGAGCTCGCCGAACCCGCTGGGCGCGGAGGGCTATCCCGCTGCGGGGGAGGATGCCGCGACCGGGCAGGTCCTCCACGGCATGCCCGATCCTGTCCGCGACCTGACCCGCTTCCAGGGAGCCTCGACCGCGGTGGTCGGCTCCGGTGCCTCGGCCCTGACCGCGTTGATCGCCCTGACGTCAGCGCCGCTGCACACCGCTGACTCCCGCGTGGTGTGGGTGGTGCGACGCGGTGCGGTGGGCAGCGCCTTCGGCGGCGGTGAGCTCGATGAGCTGCCGGCGCGCGGGGCGCTCGGCACCCGGGTCCGCACCGCCGTGCAGGAGGGCCTGATCGAGGTCGTGACCGGGTTCCGGGTCAGCGCGGTCGAGCGCCACGGCCGGCAGGTCGCCCTGTGGGCGGCCGACGGGCGGCACATGGACGGGCTGGACCAGGTGGTGGGGGCCACCGGGTTCCGCCCGGACCTGACCTTCCTGTCCGAGGTCCGGCTCGACCTGGACGCGCGACTGCAGGCCCCGACCGCGCTGGCGCCGGGCATCGACCCCAACCTGCACTCATGCGGCTCGGTCCAGCCGCACGGCTTTGAGGTGCTCGCCCAACCAGAGAGGGAGCTCTTCCTCGCCGGGATGAAGTCCTATGGCCGGGCGCCCTCGTTCCTGGCGATGACGGGTCATGAGCAGGTGCGCTCGATCGCGGCGGCGCTGGCCGGCGACCTCGTGGCCGCCCGGGCGGTGGAGCTGCAGCTGCCGGACACCGGCGTCTGTGGAGGGGCCGGCCTGTTCGACGAGGAGCCCGGCGCAGGTGGCGGTTGTTGCGGCACAGACCCCGGCCCACAACCCCTGACCCTGACCGCACCGGCGGGGGTGGCGCGATGA